The sequence ttGCATTTGTAGTTGCGCTGTAGCTAGACTAGAAGAACGTCAACATGTCGAACTAGACTATAGACAGTGTGATATGTTTATGAAATGCAACTGGGCAAATATACATTTCACAATTAATGTTCTGAACAGCAGCGCGATCGTTTTACATTCTAAACAGCTACGAGTGAATAGTAAAGtgagtttttttcatgaaagtAACAATCTGTTACGTATATATCAgctatttcaacattttttctaTTGGGCTTTTTAACAGTGAGGAAGAAGTTGTATACGTATGACGCAAAGCAAGTCATCTAGtaatctttttatttactttcataGATGtttaagatgtgttttttttctgtcgtTGAATTGCTGTATTATTGGCGTATACCTCACAACAGTCTATACATGTGTGCGAATTTTCGATTCATTTGGTGAACATTTaataaagatttgatttttgatttttagcaTAGAATGGCTAAAATACCCGTCGATCTTCGTCAAGAAGAAGAGCATACTATTGAGGTATGATAACTtatgtttgtacaatttttatagtttcactctttatttcaaaactttttctaCTTTTAAAAACTGAAATAGACATAAAGCAACGCTGTCTTTTTATCATTAGTCTTTCAAACCTAGAATTTctgaactttaaaatattttcacaaaacatcAAGCATACACTTTAGGTTTGGACGGGTCACTTCAATTCTGCATTTTAATTATCAAGCTTTTCttctattctttatttgatCTCATCATTCTGTATTAATTACTTAagattattctctattctttattttttagcaccacattattttttatttttcttattactTTTGGCCTGTTTTGATCTATCCTTTTGCCCGTTATTCTAGACTTCTTGTCTTTTTACTCCTACTCTGTAAACCACACAAGACCCTAATACATCGATAAATCCATGTTTATTGTTTAGGTAGATTCAATTTGATCAGGGTTAACAGAAGGAATAAGAGACTTTTGATTAggttaatatacatatttatcatTGTTAAGGGTGTATATGATCCATTATTCATACCCATAATTGTCCTTAAACATTTCAGATATGGACACGATGCGGTGTATGTGACGACTCTTGTACAATAATTCAAATAGGTAAGTTTTTCTTGTGATTTCGTTTACAAGTTTATCATATGTTGATACTTATGATGATTGTGTTGAGACTTAAAGACCTAACACAAAATACCAAGAACATGTAAatgagggacgaaatataccaaagggacagtcaaactcataaatctaaaacaaactgacaacgccaaggctaaaaatgaaaaagaaaaacagaaaaacaatagtacacacgacacaacatagaaaactaaagaacaaaCAACACGCACCCCacccaaaaactaggggtgatctcaggtgctccggaagggtaagcagatcctgctccacatgtggcacccgtcgtgttgcttatgtgattacaaatccggtaaatagtctaattcggtaggtcacagtcatgaaagggaaggggattgtagttacgacgtaaggaacatatccgatatcatttgtgaaacggttattccaaaacggtcaaccaactcgtgatggcgtccgtaaaatttacgaagggatgatttcaacttcaccatttggaactcttggtttaatagcttctttgtgagcagtaaccctcacATTGAATGCaggcacgggaatatcgtatcaattgggagatatataccccgtatgcaggtgctgctggaatgttgctacttagaaatggaaagttcacaattggaaagctgaaatcatctcttttgtcgtaaagttttgttttcaaccgaccctcatcgtcaatttctagatgtaagtcaagatatgaagccgacttaactgtatctgtagtatcctttatctccaattcgatgggatagatgcgttccacatagtcaccaaaagAACGCCATCTATTTAGCGGAAAgaagagttaaaggatattgctaacttcttatctttcatcctaagaagttcctgcatgaagtcagcctcataataataaagaaacaagtcggcaagtaaaggggcacagtttgttcccattgggatgccgacagtctgttgaaaaacatgtcctccgaacgtaacaaatatgttgtcaatcaagaaatcaagcatcttgataatatcggtttcagagaattttttgtttgaatcagagtgattctttacaaagtaggatatatccctccctaagacaagatacttgtatctacgttggccattcttttttatgaagcaaagtaataccaactctttcaatttgtcttttagttttgaatgtggaatacttgtgttaagagtagaaaagtcaaatgttttaatactgttgcaagatgaaagagagttagattgtatgtactctaaaagatctttggaatttttaagtatccacatctgattcacgccgcctctagaataggcagtttcacaataactttgaagcccgtctttgattgctgataaaatagatgttaataatttagaaagatgTTTCGTGGAGCTGTAACAATGGTTTGGTACGATATTTGTGCAATAGATAAagacagtagtataccgttgttcaatagtcataaatccgGGTACTAAACCAAACCTGAGGGAAACaccaactataagaggaaacgAAACAGAACAAAAGACACAATGCACTGCTACAAAAACAACCGCCAACATACATAGTAAAGGACTATTTGGTAATAACTGATTTGATAGTATACGATTTAACTATACATTCATTTTACCGGCATTGGGGTGAATGTGATTGTGTTTTAGACCGACAAACTAGGCCAGAATTGTAACGTGTTGTTTCACTGGTAACAATCAAAAGGAAGATATGTCACCATACGAaccatttgtttttctcaaCTCCGTGTAATTACCGAAGACGTCTTCGGTTTGACACTGCCGTGGATCGAACCAAGAATCTCCCACAACCGTAGAAAACTACATACTGACCATGAGAAACCGGGGTGACTTAAATGTTCTTAGTCCCTGATTATGTTCTGATAACAGCAAGATCAATATTACGTTTATTGAGACTGTCTCGCTTTTACTACAATACTACCAAAATAGTTagaatattctatatatatttttctataatgtaTCTTTAAATCATAAATAGTATTGGTACAAAGCAGGTTTAATGTTGAATGTAGACTAACATATACGTATACGATCATGGTTTTTGTCGATCTAGAAACTACAATTTACGCTGGTTTATACATTTGATTAGACAAATGAAGCGGAAGTGTTGTGTTTGTGTTAGTAGCTATAGATCATTGGATTTTTGTTGactgttatttgtattttttcgtatgttttttgttttgaccATGGTCTTTATCGATTTAAGGCGTTTGAATTTCACTTATCTGAAACTTGATAAATGGTTATAAAGATAACGAATCATGAATAAATTGTTGTTACACGCTTAATCTCAAATAAGAACATTGTTACTTCtgttttttattgaatatttgtaaaatctttctttaatttttactaTAATTTGCAGAAGTGCCAGCGATAAAACCTGCAACAATCTCCAAGGCACAGAACAGTACCCCACCATCTGTCGATGACAGCAAGATTTTAGTATTTGCCATTGTTGTTCCTAGTATCATCGCAATTTTGACACTTCTCATCTTCATTgtttatcaaaagaaaaatgatgGTAAGTCAGTCTTACTTCAAtctaaaaattattattttttacttttagaagCAGTTGAAACACTAATTATTTTACAACACACATTCTAACTAAATGCAATCTACAGATCATTCTTTATTCAAAGCCCTCAACTAAGTTTGCGCCGAATTCTCGATGAAATTTcgcttttttaaatataggtaATTTAAAAACTGCcaacaataacaaacaaacatcAAGACATCCATACCACGTCCGAAAACTTTACTGTAAGAGATTATTCtgtattgtttttcattttattttatgttcgATACTCTACCCaagaaaatgtaaattgttgATTAGCAAGAATGAGTTAAAGCTTATGAATTACGTAAGTTTGGAAGTTGAACGTTAAATAATTTCTCATTTCATCGGCATGtcatagcttgaaaaaaaaccttggaaaTTTGACAGTTAATTATAAGTGGTTCCCGAAAGTGGTAGAGCATTTTTAGGACAACCTTTAAATGCAAAAAGAAAGACGATTAACGATAATCCGTATACAAGTACAGGGAGGGGACGTAACGTGTAGTATGAGCATACGACTTTTCAGAATGATCTTCATATAATTTACCAAGTAAAATTTTATACACTCGAATTTCAAAATTTCCTCAAATATATAAGTGCAAAAATAAAGGATACTAATAGAAAATATGATTTAGAAAGTGCTTTTGCTGTTTTAGGAATACAGAGAAGTTTCATCCAGAACAACCACCAAGCAGAGTATGTCTGACGTTGATAATGCTATTGATACGTTTAGCCACTCACACACAAAAATGACTTAGTTGTCAATGCCGGTGCTAAACTAAATCGTTTCATTCTGAAAGAGAAACGCAAGGATCTGTTAACTGATCTGAATACAGTGTTTTTACATAACACCATAAGCTATTAATGAAATGGAAGCTGTTGCATTTAAATGAGTTATAACGGCAGAGTACTAACGATAGAGAACTCACGACAGATTACTAACTGCATATCACTATATAAGTTGTAATAAAAACCATCAACACATAATAATATATTGATAGTGGCAACATATGTAGATGATTTTAACGTGAAAATGACAAATGATAATAATACTATTGTTTTCGAATGTCTATCAAAAATCTACTTAATTAACTGTCAGTTAGATTAAGAACGATTGCTTTATAGTCATCTGAAATACTTGTATCAAGTAAGGAATAGCACATTTATTCTCGAGACGAAGTTTGTTGGTAATGTCGAGAGTTTTCACAGACTTCCTcctatttaaattaatattggattggagtttggtatttttgtttaaatttattaattcatttttcaCTGTATATACTGATGATCACTGTCTTTACATGTTACAGaaacaatatacaatatatgaccatacgcgtatggtccaaatactcatatggtccggaacatacaCAGTAACAATAAACTTTAGGTttacaaatgtcaaaatgaaGTACAAATTACTATTAATGATACAATAAATCATTCTTTATCAATACTTATATATGATCCTAAATGACCGGTTGAAGATGACctatatgatttgttttacattttgaacaagTACCTGTGTACGAGTTGTTTAATCCtgttgtgtttcattttgtttatatttatgaatcaatgcatattaaatgaaaatgtcaatttataaatgcataatATACATATGAAGATAAGATATCGGGTGGATACACATGATAAGGTACACTTCAATAATAAGGAAGTAGACCAGTACAAGTTAAAATATCCAATTATCACGTAAAAGATACCTGCGGCTTAAAAACTTGGTATGCAAAACGCACATTTCGTCTAGACTGCATAAGACTCACCAAAGGAAAATGGAAGTTAAAAGAGTGGAAATTGTACAAACAGATCACGTTAAACAAAATAAAGCTGGTGAATTGAGAGGgttttcaaagttaaaagaaaatgtgacaCAAAATCCGGTTATGAAGTCAAACGAACGATAGTGGGTCTATTACAGAATTAACTTGTCACTAGTAAATTGCTTAAAAGTTATTATTGAATATTGAACTACTGAATCTACTCTTATCCCTTTTACAAATGGGAGATTACGTCGTACTTATTCCTTTTGTGAACCCcctttttatgttttagttattttgtttatatcacTTTTTGATGTATGTACCTTGTATTTTTATCTTGTATTTTGCTTGGAGACCTTAAGACATTTTCGTCTTgtcaacatgaaaaaaaaacacaatctGATAATATTTCCATATTGAATATAAGTTGTTGGTAAAATTCAGTATTGATTTTTGTGTGACAAATATAACAATTGtgagaatagttatcaaaggtacataATACTCAtgagtgacgctcagatcagtTGATATAATAGTTATAAATCCAATGAAGTACAAAGttcaaagtaaaatcacaaaaatactgaacttagaggaaaatcaattcggaaagtctataatcacatgacaaaatctaataacaaaacgcatcaaaaacaaatggacaagaactgtcatattggACCCAACATTCCAGAAAGTTAAAAATAGTTATCACCATTTGAGTAAAACTCGACCTTTAATCAAAATACAGGCTGTGCAATTTATTTCTGACCGTATTGCAAAGGCTGCCTTAtgctttaaaataataatgttcaTATAGCTCATCAAGTGTTCACGCAATTACATATACGTCAATGGCTTCAACCTACATTCATCGTCAAGGGCCTATATCCATGTTTTATCTTATAACAAGTATGAGATTATCCGTGCAGACAACAATGTCGTTTTGGTATGTACATCATAAGATTCAAACACTTGATTGATTTATGGCAATTCAAACTGTTTGATAACGCAATAAAGTAATGACTTTTCAGATGATACTGTGACCAAGGAAAAAGCAGCTTCAGTTATTATTTTGGACTTTAATATACAATTcccaatttttgattttttagacATCAATTCTCtgtgttttattattcaaaataatttataatttcgtTTCTATTTACATTTCGTATCCAGGACTTAAAATCAACATGCTTTGATATGCATTTAATTCTCAGTTTGGGCATTGAGTGACATGTTATACTCTGTTAGTTATTTAGTGACATTTTACCGTTTTCATAATGTATGTCCTTAATTTTCATAAtcagattataatttaatatttattcttcaagttctaaaaaaagtttaatcttTGTCAGTGAACAATATTActcaaattaattgtttttgttatgtcTATACTTGTCAATTCAATTGTGTATAAatacttgtttataatttttaaaagcaagATTCGGACTCAGGACTTTACCCTGAACACAGTCCATCTGTAATAAAAGTATAAGTATTCAATGCTGAATTATTGGTTTATTCATCGCTAGTTCCAGAGTCTCAAGAGTGAGTTTTCACCAGAGTTTCAGTCCCAGACTTCTCGTTGCTATTCACAGCAATCGTTCGTTGTGTTATCAGGTGCATCACACAGTTGTCAGTAATAAGAGGCCATTCAGTCAGGCTCTTGTTACGCAACCTGACAAGTCACCCAGTTTCGCGGTAACAAACCTGTAAAGAGGAAATTcttgataataataatagttCTGACGCGGTACACAGAGATATTAACCAGTGAAAATAATACAGACTCCACATGATAcccaaattatatattttgtttggatTAATGTACGTTGATAAATCTACAGTTTTCTGAGTACTCTTTTCTGCTGGTCCTAATGTTTTGCTGATTATGTAATGGTTATGATTGAATTGCTGGTACCTTTACCTCATAAatgtcaattcaaataaaggcaacaggaATACACTGTTGTTCAGTAGTCATAAATTGATTTGGTGAACACAAATCCGGGTTGCAATTCAAAAACACACAAAAGTACATTTTACCTTGTATCTTAATAGTTTTGCAtgaataaattcatcatagtgACAACGTTGTTTTAACCCACCAACGGTTTCTTTTCTTCTTACTATAAAATTGCGACCGACTTTAATTTACATCTATGTAAGTCAAtgataacatttatgaaatGCACTTGATGCAGTCGTCATACCTGTGATACTCTGAAGTTATACGACTAAACatctttaaatattcaattgagTTGTATTTAATTGATCTTTACAGAATCAGACTTAATCTGAATTCGAATTGAATATGAATTAGTGATGCTTTAGAACTCAATATCTCCTGATATACTTTTTGTATACTGTTTCAAAACTAAATTGTAAGCACTGGGAATCGAcgaattgaaataaattatttacaaaagagaggcaaaagacATCGTATGTataatcaaactcataagtcgaaaacaaactgacaattccatggcaaaaaaaacccGATAAaccataaaaagacaaataacagtaaacaaaaaCCAACATCGAAAACCAAAAACCGGGTGTAATTTAAACTGCAATAGAACTTCAGCTCTAGAAATTttgtaacttaaaaaaaagttattcaaaGAAAGAGcgaaagaaacaaaatgtagtttcaatttaaaaaaaaaagagagaaaatagAACAACACGTTtgtgaaataattttgattagtatcaacattttatcattttaattgtGTCAATAAAAAACATTGGTGACCATCGGAGGAAAATAATCCTCCTGCAATTAATGATATGAGATAACCTGATTTTATCCATATGTTTTCGTTTCTTGAaatcttttatatgtatatttggtataaaaaatataaaacaaatatattggataaaaaataaaggGCACTGACatatattatcattaaaaaaatctgcgagtttaacatttcattatctatgaaaattatagaaataacTTGTTTCAATGGAAATATTACTCCTTTATGTgcatgtccaatttaaaatttgttttgttttacacaacATACATGCTTTTCAGTACGCACACAATCTATTCTCGTTTTTCAATATTAAGTGCATTAtaattcatattgttttataaacacTTTAGATAACcgaatgaaaaatatattgttcgCATATATGTGTGTTTCTGAAATGTAGAGCCTGGATAAGTATATAAATCTTCATACTTAAAAAAGAGCTAAACTTAGTATATAGTTCCAAGCATGCAATTTCAAATGCCACTGAATTTTAAGATATGGAATTTTGCATTTCTGGGTTCTATTGCAGCAGTCGAGCATCCTATCCACAACAGTTCTGTCCTATCTATAGTCAAGCTACATGGCCAACGAATTCCAAACGAAGTTTCAAGATTTTGACAATGTATGAATGCACCAAACTCTGACAGAATATGAAGAGTGTGTGTTTCTTTTTCACATACTATTATATTTCCAGTCTTCGTACACACGATGCCGTCCGGATTAAAAGGAAATTTTCTAGAATTTACACTTTTGTGGCCTAAATACTCCCACTTTATTATCTCTGCTAATTCGCGAACTGCAATTACTCTTCCTCCTGTCATACTAACAGCATCTACTACACATATATCGCCATTGTTGTTCGTAGTAATTTGAAGAGGAACAGAGAAAAGACGTTTCCCAAATGGATCAAATTCGAGGATTTTCTTTAGTTTCCTGTCATTTGTAATAACTAAAATTTGTCGCGAACTGCGGTTTGTTATAGGAAAAGCTATTCCACATTCCCTAACGCCTATCAGCAAATGTCCAGACTTTGTGATATGTAGTCCTCTTAGTATAAGCGGCGAACAATCATAAAACATTTCGAACTTGCCTGAAGATGTAAAACGTTTAATACAACCTTCCACTGAAAATGCAGCAAATAGTTCCCCCGACGGCGAAACGTCTATATCAGATAAAGAAACAAGGTGTTCgtctatttttctaatgttttcaCCTATCTCTATTTTCTGTAATATCTTAGATTGTGAATTCGAAATGTTATCAACAAACCATGCTGTATTAGGGGCTAGACTCACAATTGTAATAATAGACGATAAATCAGTAGGGTGAGACTGACTAACACTGAAACGTACATCCAATTTCTTCGGGAAAGCGAAGCCGActaaattgtttattgtttgagTTGTAATATTACCTTCTTTATAGTCTATCATCATTTCCTTATGCGCTACGTATTTTGGGTGAAAATTATTCATTGAATCAAATTCATTCACAGTATCAATAACATCatttagattattttcaattaaaattttatgttctattttgtctttaaatagtTTTAGTTTGATTCTTTTCTCATAATAATGAACTCTTTCTTCTGTTATCAAATCTACCACACGGTttctttcatttgttaaatcattTCGCAACTTATTTGTTTCTTCCTCGATAAAAATCTTGAGTTTTTCCTCCTGTCTAAAAATTCGGTTCATTAACATGTCATATTCCTTTTGGACATCCATTATATTTCCGTCCAATGCATGTTCATGTTGGATGTACGCATTTATGAGGTTATTGTGTATATCCGACGCAACACATGATAACAAATCTATGTTTTCTCGCAGAGTGTTCTCCAGATTGTCAAAATCATGCCTCGAATGTGCGACTACAATACACTCCGGACATACAAGACGTTTGCATGTTTTACAGTACAAACAATACAACTGTTTTCTATGGTTTTCACACATTTTGTCACAAATTTCCAAATCCTAGTTAATATCTCTAAATTTAGTTTACTGATAACACAATAATTTATGATAAATCCGTTATCTCTCAATGTATTTTCTACAGAAAAGCAAATAGTATGTGTCTCGTAGAATCACCTAGTTAGGATTTAAAAGGTGATTCATTATGTCTTTTGATCAGTAAAATCACTAACACGTTATAACAGCAATAAGTACACACgtcgttatttgtttctatcaTTCAAGCAGAAGCCAAATTACCTTTACCTTTATTTacttcacctgtacagtgtgCACACGTTACACAAACCTTATTGATCgattaaaaattctaaatttgcacaaaatgttTGCTATTTATAACTAACcataataaacataaattttccATTTACTAGTATATACAATTGTATTTCATTCATTCAAAAGTTCAAGTGCTTTTGAACAGGATCCGACGATAAATTTGAGATCAatcgaaaagataaaatatttgtacagctttcttataaaactttaatgaaATAGCTGAACTTAAATATTGTTATGGATACACACAATATTACATTCACATGCGCATGCATAacacagttaggttaatgtattagaaagtCAGGACCAgaagatgatatttttttattttatcttctaactgtggagtgctaattaaaacaaatggcacccgtcgtgctgatcatgttattacaaacccggtaaacagtttaattcggtaggtcacattcgtgaaaaaggAACGGAATTGTTAtaacgacataaggaacatgctacatataaattgaaagttcacaattgggaagctacAATCATCCctttttcgtaaaattttgttttcaaccaaccTTGTTGTagttctagatgtaagtcaagatatgagtaACTGTAAaagaatgttgtatgattgccaatgagacaattctttatccaagtcacaatttgcaAAAGAAAACCACCATATGTCAaagtacggcattcaacacAGAGCCGAAAAGTAATTTATAAAGGGTACAAACATTACTAGTGTATAATCATTTAAACAGGACAACCAACCGcctaatctatatgaaaaacGATAAACACTTATGAAGCACATCAACAAACCACAACATGCATTATTTATCGAAGTTCGGAACAAATTTAGctactttataattttgaaattgagcTTTTAATCATAAAGATGTGCAAACATTGAAATCATTTCATAATTAACGTGATGACAATAAAAGCAACACTTTGAGAATTATTTATTATCTATTTCAAAATGATCGTTTCATTTACTGACACATTGTAACAAATAATGACCACATAAAAAgagagatatttttttaaccattttattCCATGTACAATCTTAAGTGAAATCGTTTAACATTATCCttcatatcaaatgaaaatcattcaaaaaagaCTTCAGtgtgaaaagaaaaaatatgttggaCATGGAGTTTTTGTCATCAAGGTAACAATGACTCCGCACGATTGGTGGATAAACGATCATTCAAACACAGcattatcttataaaaataattggtcagaaattacaatttttcttgtttgtcttttctttccattttaaagacattttgttAAATCGATCTTTTTATTAGACCAGAAAACTAAAACTAAACTGTTAGTTTCTCCTCTAAAAtgctatatttatattgaaatgtgtGTATCTGGCCTTGAAGTCATCAAAGTTCGAGTAAGTTCTTTGTTCTCATACTCCAAAATCAACAcatcaaaatgctggatttcataTTTCGAGCATGaattttgtgctccgagcactgagcaaagttttatgacttcaacccctgTATTCTTTTAAGTACCCGCTTTACGCTATTCTTTTATATAGCTCTATGCAATCGTAAGATTTTGTATAACAGTGGTGCacttttctaatatttttgtagatttttcctCATGACTTGGCATTTTTGGATGGTCTGTACTCCAGATTGTTTTCCCTTGCAATGTTCTTAATCTTTCTACCACAATGTTGTGTTGTAGTAGTTGTTTCCTTTCGGTTAGCGTTTTCATAAATAGCTATCTGAAGATCTACAGGTCTTATCTTCTATTTTTGAAAGTGTAAGTATAAAATACTGTGTATCAGTTTTACGTTAacagatgcacatttcgacaattaaCGTCACTTCAATGATGTGCGAGGCAAACAAATACTAAATTCAAAACCTAATTAATTTGATACATTCGATAAGGACCTACAAGTCTAGTACGGTTCTTGTGAAAGTAGGAAATCCGAATAACATGTTTACATTACAATCAAAAAGTGTCTTCAAACCacattaaaattgttaattcttttaaaagatcGTTAACATTTCAATATCTTTCTATTATACAGGATCGATGATTTCACCACAAACCTATCCTTGTTTCACTCAGAAACCGTACAATTATATTGGTGAATCTtactaaaaatactaaaaatattaaatatgtatcTCTTTCAATAAAGTCCATCCTGTTAGATTTGATCTTCTTATTACAGTTTagcttttatttatattttttcccaAGCGACATTAGATCAAATGACATTGTTATTGATTTGAAAGCATGCGTGACATTATTACATTGGtataaatgcatataaaatcGTGAGCGCATTATCAGTTTCATTGCACATTTTTATGTCCACAGTGTCCTAAACACCGGTTACACCAACAATTTATATGTGTGTTTCCGAAACAGGAATTTGATTCCAGTGTCTTCCGTTTTTTTGAGTCAATATTATTACCAATAAAATGCTGATGACCAAAACGCAAACAAAAGTGACTAAAACAGGCAAAGAAATAAAGTCCGTTAAATACTGTTTAGCAGTGGATTTCTTTTGTCCCTTTCCTTTTGTTATTTGGATGcctgtaaaaaaatgaaaagtaactttata is a genomic window of Mytilus trossulus isolate FHL-02 chromosome 1, PNRI_Mtr1.1.1.hap1, whole genome shotgun sequence containing:
- the LOC134707219 gene encoding uncharacterized protein LOC134707219 — protein: MIQRVTMVKLVSAPVEKTQWRMIWYIILHSFTVRSIKGSSDLLNCPSLSNLNCLQPDNWLKIKHCICSCAVARLEERQHVELDYRQCDMFMKCNWANIHFTINVLNSSAIVLHSKQLRVNSKHRMAKIPVDLRQEEEHTIEIWTRCGVCDDSCTIIQIEVPAIKPATISKAQNSTPPSVDDSKILVFAIVVPSIIAILTLLIFIVYQKKNDGIQRSFIQNNHQAEYV
- the LOC134720300 gene encoding uncharacterized protein LOC134720300, with protein sequence MCENHRKQLYCLYCKTCKRLVCPECIVVAHSRHDFDNLENTLRENIDLLSCVASDIHNNLINAYIQHEHALDGNIMDVQKEYDMLMNRIFRQEEKLKIFIEEETNKLRNDLTNERNRVVDLITEERVHYYEKRIKLKLFKDKIEHKILIENNLNDVIDTVNEFDSMNNFHPKYVAHKEMMIDYKEGNITTQTINNLVGFAFPKKLDVRFSVSQSHPTDLSSIITIVSLAPNTAWFVDNISNSQSKILQKIEIGENIRKIDEHLVSLSDIDVSPSGELFAAFSVEGCIKRFTSSGKFEMFYDCSPLILRGLHITKSGHLLIGVRECGIAFPITNRSSRQILVITNDRKLKKILEFDPFGKRLFSVPLQITTNNNGDICVVDAVSMTGGRVIAVRELAEIIKWEYLGHKSVNSRKFPFNPDGIVCTKTGNIIVCEKETHTLHILSEFGAFIHCQNLETSFGIRWPCSLTIDRTELLWIGCSTAAIEPRNAKFHILKFSGI